The nucleotide window ccaaaatgatctcagagcctatggtacgtctagcgcaaaccatgcacctagcttgctctgacactaacactgtctccaaacggaaagaagtgagattccacataacccacgtcacctaggagttccattgggtccatccaaaatgatttgctatcctattgtacgttcaacacaaaccgtgcacctatcttgcgtcaagattagcactatgtccaaacgtaacgaaatgagcttccagttgaggctcgtcaccttgtggtaccatcgggtgcgaccaaaacaatttttgagcctatggtacatctagtgcaaaccatgcacctatcttgcaccgacgctaacactacctccaaacgaaaagaagagagattccacatgatccacgtcaccaaggagctccatcgggtgcatgcaaaatgattttcaagcctatgttacgctcgacgcaaaccgtgcacctatcttgcgtcaagattagcactatctctaaacggaaagaagtgacattccacatgacccacgttgatgggacaaggggttgttcctgatcttttggtgagtgtggataaactcgatttggggtggattcgacgttggctgtccgactacaacgaccacaaggttgctgcgccttagcaacaggtacaccggctccgattgtgatgttcttgccgtgccaagaacaccatgaacctgcaagcaaccgagaacaagcaagaacaagatgaacaagcaaataactcacggatttaagccaaaggccgaatctgaatcacaagttggggtcttgaaacaagcaaatcgggtggtctagtcgacacacgcgtttacaaggaagaagcagcagctatcttgcatctaaacaaaacccaacctcattctgatggctgctggctctatttataaggaggagagcacaagggggagtgggaaaccctaatctgggcgtccctcaatgggctgtaggtctgtgcgtcctttggcttgctgcgcacagattcggtagattctgatagtggggttggacccatgtgaaagaggacgacgcgctctttccaacaagtcaaaaaccagcttcattggatctcgtatcaaggagttatggtacttttgatggagtgtttcctgctgtctcgagatgagctgagcgccccattaatgatgattcccacttgttcggctgctccatcctcatcatggggtctaaacatgaggcaatggggtcttgaccaacattcctaagaataagacaatcatcaccatgatttagtagcatccaattctgagacgagtttgtatgaacagcgaggaacgactttacctgataattaagttgttgtgctcgagctcttgtcatcggaccttgttgtgcagcaggtgtggttgtatcaatggaagggatgtcctcatcatcctccccttcttgcatttgagtcgtcctcgactctagttcatcctcttctcccaaatatggtttcaaatctgcaatgttaaaagtggggctaaccccaaaagctgcaggtagctcaagtttgtacgcattatcattaatcctttctaacactttaaaaggaccatcggctctaggcagcaacttagactttcgcaaatcagggaacctatcttttctcaaatggagccaaactagatcaccaggttcaaaaatgacatgtttcttccctttgctaccagctagtttatactttgcgttcatgcactctattttctctttagtggtttcatgcaattttaagatcagttcagcacgttgtttagcatcaaagttcactcgctccgaggtcggaagaggtaacaaatcaataggagcacgtggcacaaacccataaacaatctcaaaagggcttttcttagtggtagaatgctgtgaacgattataagcaaactcaacatgaggcaagcactcttcccacatttttatgttctttttcaaaacagccctaagcaaagtagataatgttctattgacaacctcagtttgtccatcagtttggggatgacaagtagtggaaaataaaagcttagtccctagcttagcccacaaagttctccaaaaatgactaagaaattttgcatcccgatcagaaacaatggtgttaggcacaccgtgcaatcgaacaatctcacgaaagaacaaatcagcaacatgtgtagcatcatcgctcttatgacatggtatgaaatgtgccattttagaaaatctgtccacaacaacaaacacactatccctccccttctttgttctaggcagtcctaaaacaaagtccattgaaatatcttcccacggtgcacttggaacaggaagaggcatgtataaaccatgaggattaaggtgtgacttagctttctggcatgttgtgcagcgagcaacgaacctctccacgtctctcctcatcttgggccaaaagaaatgaccagcaaggatgtcctctgtctttttcacaccaaaatgtcccatgagtcctcctccatgcgcttcctgcaacaataacaaacgcacagagctagctggaatgcatagcttgttagctctaaagacAAACCCGTCGGTAAGGATGAATCTGTTCCATGTTTTCCCCTCTTGGCAATTCAGCAATACATCTTTGAAATCATTGTCATGTGCATATTGTTCCTTAATAGTTTCCAAACCAAAGATTTTAAAGTCAAGTTGTGAAAGCATGGTGtaacgtctagacaaagcatcagcaattatattttccttcccctttttgtgtttgatgacataaggaaaggactcgatgaattcaacccacttggcatgtctacggttcagttttgcttgactacggatgtgtttcaaagattcatgatcagaatgtatgacaaactctttgggccacaaataatgctgccatgtttctaaagtccgaactagagcaagcaattccttatcataagtagaatagttcaaactagggccaCTCAACTTTTCACTGAAATACGCCACAGGTTTCCCCTCTTGTAACAGCACACCACCCaacccaattccactagcatcacattcaagctcaaaggttttgttgaaatcaggaagttggagtaaaggtgcatgagttaacttatctttgagcgtgttgaaagcatcctgttgggttgcagcccaagtgaaggttgcacccttcttggtgagttcatgcagcggggctgcaatggtgctgaagtccttcacaaatcgaCGGTAGAAACTAGcaagtcctagaaaactccgcacttgtgtgaccgtgcAGGGAACAGGCCAGCTGTGTATGGCctcaaccttggcttgatcaacttcgattccctgcggtgtcacaacatatccaagaaaagaaactcgatctgtgcaaaaggtgcacttctcaagattgccaaacaagtgtgcatcccgtagagcattgaaaacggcacgcaaatgatcaagatgttcctctaatgatctactatatatcaagatgtcatcaaagtatacCACCACGAATCTGCCAATAAAAGAGcgtaaaacctcgttcattaatctcatgaaagtgctgggtgcattagtcaatccaaagggcatgacaagccattcatataaaccaaacttagttttaaacgctgttttccattcatctcctagcttcatacgaatctggtggtaaccactacgcaaatcaattttagagaacacaattgagccactcaattcatcaagcatatcatctaaccttggaataggatgacgatatctgattgtgatgttgtttatcgctctacaatcaacacacatgcgccatgatccatccttcttaggaactaaaagcaCGGGAACGgcacaagggctaagagactcacgcacataacctttgttgagcaattcttgtacttgtctctgAATCTCTTTTGTCTCATCCGGGTTGGTCCTATACGGCGCACGATTAGGCAAGGAAGCCCCAGGGATGAGGTCAATCTGGTGTTCAATCCCTcgaattggtggcagccccggtggtacctcctttggaaaaacatcggcatactcctgcaaaagattagtgacagcaggaggcaaagaaatagatgtatcttcgagtgaaaataaagtttctttgcaaaccaaagcatagcaaacagtagtactagcatcaatctcatccaaatcagatttggtggcaaagtaacaagagcctttcagcttgatctcatttttattatgatgaacagatttgctagacttcttcttatgtttctcaagttcattagcgacaatctgattttcactagcaacagcctgattcttaagtttgctagctctagcaagttcatctcttagaatagcctcaggggacatggggtgcaacacaatcttcttgtcattatgcacaaaagagtattgatttgttttaccaaagtgcaaggaatctttatcaaactgccatggtctacctaacaacatagagcatgcttgcataggcacaacatcgcagtcaatggaatcatgataagaaccaatggcaaactctacccttaccaatcgtgttaccttcaccttgccgctgctgttaagccactgaatgtagtaaggctgcgggtgtggttttgtgctcaacaaaagcttcttcaccatttcagcacttgccaagttgttgcagcttcctccatctatgatcacacggcaagagcgttccttgatcacacacttggtttgaaacaaagtgtggcgctgattttgctcagccctctccatttgggcacttagcacccgctgcaccacgaggctctcatagtgctcagcagcttcagccccaatgtgctcttcgtcttgttggaaatcatctccttccgctacattgttagcagcaagcaaagcatatgtttcttcatcaaaatcactagcagaggaataccCACCATCAGCTCGCACAACCATCACACGTGTGCTTGGGCAGTCCTTGCGTACGTGGCCATATCCTTTGCAGCGTAGGCACTGAATATCCCTTGTTCTCCCCGTGGATACCACCGAGGATGAACTCTTGGCAGATGTAGCCGTTGCTCCTCTAGTTGGTTCACTTGGGCATGGTACAGAATTTGTTGTAGAGGAGCGTGGCTTGATGGTCGAGGAAGATTGTGGGGGTGCACGCGTTGACGGTGCAGCAGCATTGGAGGGTGTCCACGGGCTAGCACGACCTGCAGGAATGTTAGCCCTCATGCTagctcgtcgtccctgcacttctcgttcagctttacaagcaaggtgaAATAAACGATTGACAGAATTATATTCCTTATAAGCTAGAATATCCTGAATCTCCCGGTTCAGCCCACCCATAAATCTAGCTATGGCACCATCCTCATTTTCCTCTAGCCTGCAACGAAGCATACCCATTTGTAGCTCttgatagtattcttctacagatttggatccttgcctcaattgttgcaacttatgtaaaagatcacgggaataataagaaggaacaaatctggcccgcatgacccgtttcaaagcatcccaagttggtgtgttatttgggttcttacgatggtattcagaccaccaaacagaggcaaagtcagtaaactcactagttgcagccctaacacgtttgtcctcagggaaatcatggcAAGTAAATTTCTGATCAACAGCTAATTCCCAACTAAGGTACATATCAGGATTATACCTCCCATCAAAAGCAGGTATGGTGAATTTAATCTTGCCAAATGAGTCATCGGCACGTACCTCTTGCCGTGGTCGGCGAGGACCTGTCTCATGGCGGCGGCGATGTTGTTCGATGCGTCGATGACCATTCAGCTCCTCATCAAGCTCAGTGTCCgctgcatattcttcttcatcatgaccagcagcactgcccatggtgttgttgttgttgtgattgcgtcGTTCGAAACCATCACAGCGATTCTGTTCCATCCTCTCCAATCGCTCCAAGACACCTACAAGAGATGTATTAACAGAACCAAGAGTGCCttccaaggaagccaacttggtgttggtctcaatctgagccgtctccaattgaccaaggcgctcattggtgacacgaacatcctcatcaaggtgttcagcatggagcctcactttgcgttcaaagtgttgcagcaaggcttttgatcgaggtgattgtggaggggtcctttcaccttctcctgccatggttagtatgtagcaagggaatcacaagaaaatatgtcctaccaactaactgaattaggtggcaacaattttcattctctcagcatgtgcaaccgagttcttacaagtccttaccttgctatgcagatggtgttggcgacgacaagaacaacacaagtagtagcaagtagaaccctgtgacgttgtagataatttgtggagctgtaggtggctTAAAAAAAATCAAGGTACAGCTGGAACCACGTTAGTCAATGCAAGTTGAATAAGTGTTCAAAGATAGTAccgtgctggtcctaggctaacccgtgctagagacgcgagcctagacacaaatgttgtcaccggacagtagcaaacaatggaaatgatgagagtaaatagcatcaacttaacccttcttttttttctttctttctttctttcctccttttcctttctttttcttttctattttctttttcttttcttttcttttcttttcttttcttttcttttcttttcttttcgacaagtagcacaaactgaacttttgcaatatgattataacaagaatgcagcaagtagcatagactttcttttactagggataaggattgcaacaagtagtacaaatatgcaatttgaactctcttattttcagaactgagtgtactcagatttgcaccaaaacgacaggtgcataaggtagtgtttgtgtaggcacggctgaaggtgatggtggtgagggtTTCAGCGAAAAGGTCGAGAAAAACAGCGGTGCTTTTGCTGCTGGTTGTGGTGGTATTGGTGGAGATTGCAGCGGCTGAAGTGGGGGGAAAGGCAACAACGGATTGTGTGGTGACtgaaacgtgacaagaactcgaaactctaaaggattagaacctaagaaccagcacttgacaccacgatgtaaaccacaaactcaacaagcaaagaactaagcagatcagcaaggctcaaacttgtgtttggaatttcagttctatcctatttttatatttctggactataggtaaagtaatgaacggtaaatcactcaccaaagaaccttgctctgattaccacatgatgggacaaggggttgttcctgatcttttggtgagtgtggataaactcgatttggggtggattcgacgttggctgtccgactacaacgaccacaaggttgctgcgccttagcaacaggtacaccggctccgattgtgatgttcttgccgtgccaagaacaccatgaacctgcaagcaaccgagaacaagcaagaacaagatgaacaagcaaataactcacggatttaagccaaaggccgaatctgaatcacaagttggggtcttgaaacaagcaaatcgggtggtctagtcgacacacgcgtttacaaggaagaagcagcagctatcttgcatctaaacaaaacccaacctcattctgatggctgctggctctatttataaggaggagagcacaagggggagtgggaaaccctaatctgggcgtccctcaatgggctgtaggtctgtgcgtcctttggcttgctgcgcacagattcggtagattctgatagtggggttggacccatgtgaaagaggacgacgcgctctttccaacaagtcaaaaaccagcttcattggatctcgtatcaaggagttatggtacttttgatggagtgtttcctgctgtctcgagatgagctgagcgccccattaatgatgattcccacttgttcggctgctccatcctcatcatggggtctaaacatgaggcaatggggtcttgaccaacattcctaagaataagacaatcatcaccatgatttagtagcatccaattctgagacgagtttgtatgaacagcgaggaacgactttacctgataattaagttgttgtgctcgagctcttgtcatcggaccttgttgtgcagcaggtgtggttgtatcaatggaagggatgtcctcatcacacgtcacctaggagttctattgggtgcatccaaaatgatttcctatcctatggtactttcgacgcaaaccgtgcgcctatcttgcatcaagattagcactatgtctaaatgtaccaaaatgagctaccacttgagcctcgtcacctagtggtaccatcgggtgcgaccaaaatgatttctgagcctatggtacgtctagtgcaaaccatgcacctatcttgcacctacgctaacactacctccaaacagaaagtggagagattccacatgacccacatcaccaaggaggtccattgggtgcatcaaaaatgatttcctagcctatggtacgttcgacgcaaaccgagcacttatcttgcgtcaagaataggactatctctaaacagaccgaaatgagcctccacttgagcctcgtcacgtagtggtaccctcggttgcgtccaaaatgatctcagagcctatagcacaaaccatgcacctagcttgcaccgacactaacaatgtctccaaatggaaagaagtgagattccacataacccacgtcatctaggagttccattgggtgcatccaaaatgatttcctagcctatggtacgttcgacgcaaaccatgcacctatcttgcatcaagattagcactatctccaaatgtaccgaaatgagcttccacttaagcctcgtcacctagtggtaccatcgggtgcgaccaaaacgatttctgagccaatggtacgtctagtgcaaaccatgcacctatcttgcaccgacgctaacactacctccaaacggaaagaagaaagattccacatgacccacatcaccaaggaggtccgttgggtgcatcaaaaatgatttcctagcccacggtatgttcgacgcaaaccgtgcacctatcttgcgtcaagattagcactatgtccaaacgtaccgaaatgagcttccacttgagcatcgtcaccaagtggtaccatcgggtgtgaccaaaacgatttttgagcctatggtatgtctagtgcaaaccatgcacctatcttgcaccaacgctaacactacctccaaacgaaaagaagagagattccacatgacccacgtaaccaaggagctccatcgggtgcatgcaaaatgatttccgagcctatgttacgttcgacgcaaaccatgcacctatcttgcatcaagattagcactatctccaaatgtaccgaaatgagctttcacttgagccccgtcacctagtggtaccatcgggtgtgaccaaaatgatttctgagcctatggtacgtctagtgcaaaccatgcacctatcttgcaccgacgctaacactacctccaaacggaaagaagaaagattccacatgacccacatcaccaaggagctccattgggtgcatcaaaaatgatttcctagcctatggtatgttcgacgcaaaccgtgcacctatcttgcgtcaagattagcactatgtccaaacgtaccgaaatgagcttccacttgagcctcgtcacctagtggtaccatcgggtgcgaccaaaattatttctgagccaatggtacgtctagtgcaaaccatgcacctatcttgcaccgacggtaacactacctccaaacggaaagaggagagattccacatgacccacatcactaaggaggtccattgggtgc belongs to Miscanthus floridulus cultivar M001 unplaced genomic scaffold, ASM1932011v1 fs_800_1_2, whole genome shotgun sequence and includes:
- the LOC136533190 gene encoding uncharacterized protein, translated to MAGEGERTPPQSPRSKALLQHFERKVRLHAEHLDEDVRVTNERLGQLETAQIETNTKLASLEGTLGSVNTSLVGVLERLERMEQNRCDGFERRNHNNNNTMGSAAGHDEEEYAADTELDEELNGHRRIEQHRRRHETGPRRPRQEVRADDSFGKIKFTIPAFDGRYNPDMYLSWELAVDQKFTCHDFPEDKRVRAATSEFTDFASVWWSEYHRKNPNNTPTWDALKRVMRARFVPSYYSRDLLHKLQQLRQGSKSVEEYYQELQMGMLRCRLEENEDGAIARFMGGLNREIQDILAYKEYNSVNRLFHLACKAEREVQGRRASMRANIPAGRASPWTPSNAAAPSTRAPPQSSSTIKPRSSTTNSVPCPSEPTRGATATSAKSSSSVVSTGRTRDIQCLRCKGYGHVRKDCPSTRVMVVRADGGYSSASDFDEETYALLAANNVAEGDDFQQDEEHIGAEAAEHYESLVVQRVLSAQMERAEQNQRHTLFQTKCVIKERSCRVIIDGGSCNNLASAEMVKKLLLSTKPHPQPYYIQWLNSSGKVKVTRLVRVEFAIGSYHDSIDCDVVPMQACSMLLGRPWQFDKDSLHFGKTNQYSFVHNDKKIVLHPMSPEAILRDELARASKLKNQAVASENQIVANELEKHKKKSSKSVHHNKNEIKLKGSCYFATKSDLDEIDASTTVCYALVCKETLFSLEDTSISLPPAVTNLLQEYADVFPKEVPPGLPPIRGIEHQIDLIPGASLPNRAPYRTNPDETKEIQRQVQELLNKGYVRESLSPCAVPVLLVPKKDGSWRMCVDCRAINNITIRYRHPIPRLDDMLDELSGSIVFSKIDLRSGYHQIRMKLGDEWKTAFKTKFGLYEWLVMPFGLTNAPSTFMRLMNEVLRSFIGRFVVVYFDDILIYSRSLEEHLDHLRAVFNALRDAHLFGNLEKCTFCTDRVSFLGYVVTPQGIEVDQAKVEAIHSWPVPCTVTQVRSFLGLASFYRRFVKDFSTIAAPLHELTKKGATFT